In the Micromonospora narathiwatensis genome, one interval contains:
- the ctaD gene encoding aa3-type cytochrome oxidase subunit I: MPNRVVTEPARDRGPAILAPAHFGGYPGPVRESTKGSQLIKLLGTTDAKQIGLLYLVTSFGFFLIGGVLALLLRGELAEPGMQFLSPEQYNQAFTMHGTIMLLLFATPLVFAFGNYIVPLQIGAPDVSFPRLNAFAYWLYLFGGSLAVGGFFTPGGAADFGWFAYTPLSNYQHSPGVGGNMWIMGLVISGLGTILGAVNMITTVLTLRAPGMTMFRMPIFTWNLLLTSVLVILVFPLLAAALLALGADRLLHAHVFDPTTGGPMLWQHLFWFFGHPEVYIVALPFFGIITEIIPVFSRKPIFGYTGLVLATISITVLSMSVWAHHMFGTGQVLLPFFSILSYLIAVPTGVKFFNWIGTMWKGQITFETPMLFSVGFLVTFLLGGLTGVMLASPPADFHLTDTYFVVAHFHYVLFGTIVFAAFAGVYFWFPKMTGRLLDERLGKIHFWTMFVGFHVTFLVQHWLGAEGMPRRYADYLPSDGFTTLNAVSTIGSFILGVSTLFFMYNVWKSWRYGARVTVDDPWGFGNSLEWATTCPPPLRNFDRMPRIRSERPAFDAKYGPLVADLGRDLPQRTTKPPQHFAEELHHVPRAPESPAAEGAHGAREAVEYQPAPLSGARPVDVPEPEEIIRPSFEETDEPEETILGAQREPEHDDRWRHPRGPGDTTES; the protein is encoded by the coding sequence ATGCCCAATCGGGTAGTCACGGAGCCGGCGCGAGACCGGGGTCCGGCGATCCTCGCGCCGGCCCACTTCGGCGGCTATCCCGGCCCGGTCCGGGAGTCGACCAAGGGCAGCCAACTGATCAAGCTCCTCGGTACGACCGACGCCAAGCAGATCGGCCTGCTCTACCTCGTCACCTCGTTCGGGTTCTTCCTGATCGGCGGGGTGCTCGCGCTGCTGCTCCGGGGCGAGCTGGCCGAGCCGGGGATGCAGTTCCTCTCCCCCGAGCAGTACAACCAGGCGTTCACCATGCACGGCACGATCATGCTGCTGCTCTTCGCCACCCCGCTGGTGTTCGCCTTCGGCAACTACATCGTCCCGCTCCAGATCGGCGCGCCGGACGTCTCGTTCCCGCGGCTGAACGCGTTCGCGTACTGGCTGTACCTCTTCGGCGGGTCACTGGCGGTGGGAGGTTTCTTCACCCCGGGCGGGGCCGCCGACTTCGGCTGGTTCGCGTACACCCCGCTGAGCAACTACCAGCACAGCCCGGGAGTGGGCGGGAACATGTGGATCATGGGCCTGGTCATCTCGGGCCTCGGCACGATCCTCGGCGCGGTCAACATGATCACCACGGTCCTGACCCTGCGCGCCCCCGGCATGACCATGTTCCGGATGCCGATCTTCACCTGGAACCTGCTGCTCACCAGCGTCCTGGTGATCCTGGTCTTCCCGTTGCTGGCCGCCGCGCTGCTCGCCCTCGGCGCGGACCGGCTCCTGCACGCGCACGTCTTCGATCCGACCACCGGCGGGCCGATGCTGTGGCAGCACCTGTTCTGGTTCTTCGGGCACCCCGAGGTCTACATCGTGGCGTTGCCGTTCTTCGGCATCATCACCGAGATCATCCCGGTCTTCTCCCGCAAGCCGATCTTCGGCTACACCGGTCTGGTGCTCGCCACGATCTCGATCACGGTGCTGTCGATGAGCGTGTGGGCGCACCACATGTTCGGCACCGGCCAGGTCCTGCTGCCGTTCTTCAGCATCCTGAGCTACCTGATCGCGGTGCCCACCGGGGTCAAGTTCTTCAACTGGATCGGCACGATGTGGAAGGGACAGATCACCTTCGAGACGCCGATGCTCTTCTCCGTCGGCTTCCTGGTCACCTTCCTGCTCGGCGGGCTGACCGGGGTGATGCTGGCCAGCCCGCCGGCCGACTTCCACCTGACCGACACGTACTTCGTGGTGGCGCACTTCCACTACGTGCTCTTCGGCACGATCGTGTTCGCCGCCTTCGCCGGGGTCTACTTCTGGTTCCCGAAGATGACCGGGCGGCTGCTCGACGAACGGCTGGGAAAGATCCACTTCTGGACCATGTTCGTGGGCTTCCACGTGACCTTCCTGGTCCAGCACTGGCTGGGTGCCGAGGGCATGCCCCGCCGCTACGCCGACTACCTGCCCAGCGACGGATTCACCACGTTGAACGCGGTCTCCACGATCGGCTCGTTCATCCTCGGCGTCTCCACGCTGTTCTTCATGTACAACGTCTGGAAGTCGTGGCGGTACGGGGCGCGGGTGACCGTGGACGACCCCTGGGGCTTCGGCAACTCGCTGGAGTGGGCGACCACCTGCCCGCCCCCGCTGCGCAACTTCGACCGGATGCCGCGGATCCGCTCCGAGCGGCCGGCGTTCGACGCCAAGTACGGCCCCCTCGTCGCCGACCTCGGCCGCGATCTGCCGCAGCGCACCACCAAGCCGCCGCAGCACTTCGCCGAGGAGCTGCACCACGTGCCACGGGCCCCGGAGTCACCGGCCGCCGAGGGCGCGCACGGCGCCCGCGAGGCCGTCGAGTACCAGCCCGCACCGCTCTCCGGCGCCCGGCCGGTCGACGTGCCGGAGCCGGAGGAGATCATCCGGCCCAGCTTCGAGGAGACCGACGAGCCCGAGGAGACCATCCTGGGCGCGCAGCGGGAACCGGAACACGACGACCGGTGGCGGCACCCGCGCGGCCCCGGCGACACCACGGAGAGCTGA
- a CDS encoding DUF4383 domain-containing protein: MTNAMAHSRGRRNPADGRAPARRASASVGVLFLIVGVLGFIPGITSNFHELYWAGHESGAKLFGAFQVSVLHNLVHLAFGVAGLAMSRTVPGARIFLVGGGAIYVVLWLYGLVINRGSAANFIPVNLADNWLHFGLGLGMITLGLLTVRDPLPR, from the coding sequence ATGACGAACGCGATGGCGCACTCGCGCGGGCGGCGCAATCCGGCCGACGGCCGGGCCCCGGCCCGTCGGGCATCCGCCTCCGTCGGCGTGCTCTTCCTGATCGTCGGGGTGCTCGGCTTCATCCCGGGGATCACCAGCAACTTCCACGAGCTGTACTGGGCCGGGCACGAGTCGGGCGCGAAGCTCTTCGGCGCGTTCCAGGTCTCCGTGCTGCACAACCTCGTGCACCTCGCCTTCGGCGTCGCCGGCCTGGCGATGTCCCGCACGGTCCCCGGGGCCCGGATCTTCCTGGTCGGCGGCGGGGCGATCTACGTCGTGCTCTGGCTCTACGGTCTGGTGATCAACCGCGGCAGCGCGGCGAACTTCATCCCGGTCAACCTCGCCGACAACTGGCTGCACTTCGGGCTCGGCCTCGGGATGATCACGCTCGGGCTGCTCACCGTCCGTGATCCGCTCCCCCGCTGA
- a CDS encoding glycosyltransferase, producing MSLTVLMNAGPWLSVPPPGYGGIENVVATLVPELRRLGVRVVLASVESSALPVDEKIWVFPDGQFHALQRPYNQVCGVSQAHLNGVVRALHTRDDIDLVHDHVEAVGLATMAAMGSDAPPVLHTLHWDLAKHPELYGNLDGGDRVRVNGVSAAQLARAPRALREHSVGHVHLSTPLAVDADRRPTVEKGDHTVILGRINPGKGQDLGARLARQVGFSLVLAGPVGPYHRPADLAAAGDEARQNPDVRFFHDHVAPFVDGDRIRWVGTVAGRERDDLLAGARAALFPLRWEEPGGTAVVEALSLGTPVVAVARGCLPELVEPGRTGLLTTDEEELGDLVLAAGLLDPDECRREAAARFTPASMAERYVSLYERVRQLTARPLLPA from the coding sequence ATGAGTCTCACCGTGCTGATGAACGCGGGTCCCTGGTTGTCCGTACCACCGCCGGGCTACGGCGGGATCGAGAACGTGGTCGCCACCCTGGTACCGGAGCTGCGCCGACTCGGCGTACGGGTGGTGCTCGCCTCAGTGGAGAGCAGCGCGCTGCCGGTCGACGAGAAGATCTGGGTCTTCCCGGACGGGCAGTTCCACGCTCTCCAGCGGCCGTACAACCAGGTCTGCGGGGTGTCCCAGGCGCACCTCAACGGGGTGGTGCGGGCGCTGCACACCCGCGACGACATCGACCTGGTGCACGACCACGTGGAGGCGGTCGGGCTGGCCACCATGGCCGCGATGGGATCGGACGCCCCGCCGGTGCTGCACACCCTGCACTGGGACCTGGCCAAGCACCCGGAGCTGTACGGCAACCTCGACGGCGGTGACCGGGTACGCGTCAACGGCGTCTCCGCCGCGCAGCTCGCCCGGGCGCCCCGCGCGCTGCGGGAGCACTCGGTCGGGCACGTGCACCTCTCCACGCCGCTCGCGGTCGACGCCGACCGCCGGCCCACGGTGGAGAAGGGCGACCACACGGTCATCCTGGGCCGGATCAACCCGGGCAAGGGGCAGGACCTGGGGGCCCGGCTGGCCCGGCAGGTCGGGTTTTCGCTGGTGCTCGCCGGCCCGGTCGGGCCGTACCACCGGCCGGCGGACCTGGCCGCGGCGGGCGACGAGGCCCGGCAGAACCCGGACGTGCGGTTCTTCCACGACCATGTCGCCCCGTTCGTCGACGGCGACCGGATCCGCTGGGTCGGCACGGTCGCCGGCCGGGAGCGGGACGACCTGCTGGCCGGTGCCCGCGCCGCCCTCTTCCCGCTGCGCTGGGAGGAGCCGGGCGGCACGGCGGTGGTCGAGGCGCTCTCCCTCGGCACCCCGGTCGTGGCCGTCGCCCGCGGCTGCCTGCCGGAGCTGGTCGAGCCCGGCCGGACCGGCCTGCTCACCACCGACGAGGAGGAGCTGGGCGACCTGGTGCTGGCCGCCGGCCTGCTCGACCCGGACGAGTGCCGGCGGGAGGCCGCCGCCCGGTTCACCCCGGCCTCGATGGCCGAGCGGTACGTGAGCCTGTACGAGCGGGTCCGCCAGCTCACCGCGCGACCGTTGCTGCCGGCCTGA
- a CDS encoding glucosyl-3-phosphoglycerate synthase: MEAWATYRTTSAADWPVRRLLRAKGDSRVSVVLPACNEEATVGAIVSTIREHLMDRVPLVDELLVVDSRSTDRTAQVARAAGAEVVSQDVMTRGLPRLTGKGDALWAGLAAAEGDVVAFVDADLREFRPHFVTGLLGPLLTDPSVDFVKGFYHRPLVGVTSVEPDGGGRVTELMARPLLNLFWPELAGFVQPLAGEYAGRRDVLEQVPFVSGYGVETAMLIDLLELVGLDALAQVDLGERKHRHQDTAALGRMSAQILLTTWARLQRRGSASPDAVPAALLTQFRRGGSNALPNLDREIVVSDVSIEERPPLAQLRHRLPRRRVAV, encoded by the coding sequence GTGGAGGCATGGGCGACGTACCGCACCACGTCCGCGGCGGACTGGCCGGTACGGCGGCTGCTGCGGGCCAAGGGCGACAGCCGGGTCAGCGTGGTGCTGCCGGCGTGCAACGAGGAGGCCACCGTCGGGGCGATCGTGTCGACCATCCGGGAGCACCTGATGGACCGGGTGCCGCTGGTGGACGAGCTGCTCGTGGTGGACTCCCGCTCGACCGACCGGACGGCCCAGGTGGCGCGGGCCGCCGGCGCCGAGGTGGTCAGCCAGGACGTGATGACCCGGGGGCTGCCCCGGCTGACCGGCAAGGGCGACGCGCTCTGGGCCGGGCTGGCGGCGGCCGAAGGCGATGTCGTCGCCTTCGTCGACGCCGACCTGCGCGAGTTCCGGCCGCACTTCGTCACCGGGCTGCTCGGCCCGCTGCTGACCGACCCGTCGGTCGACTTCGTCAAGGGCTTCTATCACCGGCCGCTGGTGGGGGTGACCAGCGTGGAGCCCGACGGCGGCGGACGGGTGACCGAGCTGATGGCCCGCCCGCTGCTCAACCTCTTCTGGCCGGAGCTGGCCGGCTTCGTACAGCCCCTCGCCGGGGAGTACGCCGGCCGCCGCGACGTACTGGAGCAGGTGCCGTTCGTCTCCGGGTACGGGGTGGAGACGGCCATGCTCATCGACCTGCTGGAGCTGGTCGGGCTGGACGCCCTCGCCCAGGTGGACCTGGGTGAGCGCAAGCACCGCCACCAGGACACCGCCGCCCTGGGCCGGATGTCCGCCCAGATCCTGCTCACCACCTGGGCCCGGTTGCAGCGGCGGGGCTCGGCGAGCCCGGACGCCGTGCCGGCCGCCCTGCTGACCCAGTTCCGGCGCGGCGGCTCGAACGCGCTGCCCAACCTCGACCGGGAGATCGTGGTCAGCGACGTGTCGATCGAGGAGCGTCCGCCGCTGGCCCAGTTGCGGCACCGGTTGCCCCGGCGCCGGGTCGCGGTGTGA
- a CDS encoding Gfo/Idh/MocA family protein gives MRTCRVGLVGAGGVARRHARVLTGFEDVELLGVTDVAPDAARALAEAYGGRPFVDVADLLAAGPDVVYVCVPPFAHGPVEELVIEAGVPMFVEKPVAADLETAERIAALVERRGLLTGVGHHWRYLHAVRQARELLADRPVRMVNGAWLDKVPPVAWWARCDRSGGPVVEQAAHVLDLVRLLAGEVTEVTAYGDGSPPPVADADIDSVTAATLRFASGAVGTLAAACVLTWKHRAGVEVLADGLSLSLAEDGLLIRDADGERRVPTDPDGARVAVDRAFVDAVRGVGDDVRVPYAEALRTQRLALAVAESARTGRAVALPTGAAARLTTPVADAAPAEATLPGVTIDA, from the coding sequence ATGCGGACGTGCCGGGTGGGACTGGTGGGAGCCGGCGGGGTGGCGCGACGCCACGCCCGGGTGCTGACCGGCTTCGAGGACGTGGAGCTGCTCGGGGTGACCGATGTCGCCCCGGACGCGGCCCGGGCGCTGGCCGAAGCGTACGGCGGTCGGCCCTTCGTCGACGTGGCGGATCTGCTCGCCGCCGGCCCGGACGTGGTGTACGTCTGCGTGCCGCCGTTCGCGCACGGGCCGGTGGAGGAGCTGGTGATCGAGGCCGGCGTGCCGATGTTCGTCGAGAAGCCGGTGGCGGCGGACCTGGAGACCGCCGAGCGGATCGCCGCGCTGGTCGAACGGCGGGGACTGCTGACCGGGGTCGGCCACCACTGGCGCTACCTGCACGCGGTGCGGCAGGCCCGGGAGCTGCTGGCCGACCGCCCGGTGCGGATGGTCAACGGGGCCTGGCTGGACAAGGTGCCGCCGGTGGCCTGGTGGGCCCGGTGCGACCGCTCCGGCGGCCCGGTCGTCGAGCAGGCCGCGCACGTGCTGGACCTGGTCCGGCTGCTGGCCGGCGAGGTGACCGAGGTGACCGCGTACGGCGACGGCAGCCCGCCGCCGGTGGCGGACGCCGACATCGACTCGGTCACCGCGGCCACCCTGCGCTTCGCCTCCGGCGCGGTCGGCACCCTCGCCGCGGCCTGCGTGCTCACCTGGAAGCACCGGGCCGGCGTGGAGGTCCTCGCCGACGGGCTGTCGCTGTCGCTGGCCGAGGACGGTCTGCTGATCCGCGACGCCGACGGCGAGCGGCGGGTGCCCACCGACCCGGACGGTGCCCGGGTGGCCGTCGACCGGGCCTTCGTCGACGCGGTCCGGGGCGTCGGCGACGACGTCCGGGTCCCGTACGCCGAGGCGCTGCGCACCCAGCGGCTCGCCCTCGCGGTGGCCGAGTCGGCGCGGACCGGACGGGCTGTGGCGCTGCCCACCGGGGCGGCCGCGCGGCTCACCACGCCGGTCGCCGACGCGGCGCCGGCCGAGGCGACCCTGCCGGGAGTGACCATCGATGCGTGA